A single genomic interval of Saccharothrix saharensis harbors:
- a CDS encoding substrate-binding domain-containing protein, which yields MDEPEARGVMLPAARRQWLLEHLEGRGVVRIAHLARAMGVTPVTVRRDVNDLAAEGLVERVHGGVRLVAAEPADPDAAPAIGMVVPSLDYYWPEVIRGAQDTAHERRARLVLRGASYQVDDVRHQVEWMIGSGAVDALLVAPPTRGPGAEELVAWLTALPVPVVLVERSAVTGPYRQHVESVRTDHASGADLAVRHLHARGHRAIGLATSAGSPTSGQIRDGWHRAMTDLGLHPTPEALVAAYHEPGWAVDVDRVLDLCAEHHATALVVHSDREAVSLVQRAEERGIRVPADLSVVAYDDEVARFAHPPLTAMRPPKYAVGGTAVHLVLARLAQGPDRPVRRVVLSSELHERSSTSAV from the coding sequence ATGGACGAACCGGAGGCCAGGGGCGTGATGCTGCCCGCCGCCCGACGGCAGTGGCTGCTGGAGCACCTGGAGGGCCGGGGCGTCGTGCGCATCGCGCACCTCGCCCGGGCCATGGGCGTCACGCCGGTCACCGTGCGGCGGGACGTCAACGACCTGGCCGCCGAGGGCCTGGTGGAACGCGTGCACGGCGGCGTCCGGCTCGTCGCCGCCGAGCCGGCCGACCCGGACGCCGCACCCGCGATCGGGATGGTCGTGCCGTCGCTGGACTACTACTGGCCCGAGGTCATCCGCGGGGCGCAGGACACGGCGCACGAGCGGCGTGCCCGGCTCGTGCTGCGCGGCGCGTCGTACCAGGTGGACGACGTGCGGCACCAGGTGGAGTGGATGATCGGCAGCGGTGCGGTCGACGCGCTGCTGGTCGCGCCGCCCACCCGCGGGCCCGGGGCCGAGGAGCTGGTCGCGTGGCTGACCGCCCTGCCGGTGCCGGTCGTGCTGGTCGAGCGGTCCGCGGTCACCGGCCCGTACCGGCAGCACGTCGAGTCGGTGCGCACCGACCACGCCTCGGGCGCGGACCTCGCCGTGCGCCACCTGCACGCCCGCGGCCACCGGGCCATCGGGCTCGCGACCAGCGCGGGCAGCCCGACGTCCGGGCAGATCCGCGACGGCTGGCACCGGGCGATGACCGACCTCGGCCTGCACCCGACCCCCGAGGCGCTGGTCGCGGCGTACCACGAGCCGGGCTGGGCGGTCGACGTCGACCGGGTGCTGGACCTGTGCGCCGAGCACCACGCCACCGCACTGGTCGTGCACTCGGACCGGGAGGCGGTGTCACTGGTGCAACGGGCCGAGGAGCGGGGCATCCGGGTGCCCGCCGACCTGTCGGTGGTGGCCTACGACGACGAAGTCGCCCGCTTCGCCCACCCGCCGCTGACCGCCATGCGCCCGCCGAAGTACGCCGTGGGCGGCACCGCGGTCCACCTGGTCCTCGCCCGCCTGGCCCAGGGCCCCGACCGCCCGGTCCGCCGCGTGGTCCTGAGCTCCGAACTGCACGAACGCTCGTCGACCTCCGCCGTCTGA
- the kduI gene encoding 5-dehydro-4-deoxy-D-glucuronate isomerase — MLVEQRYATAPQQVPSMSTDDLRRHYLVEDLFADDEVRAVHSHHDRVVLVGALPRTGPLGLPGFAEIRAERFFDRREAGIVNVGGPGTVTVDGTEHRLEPTACLYVGRGAEEVVFASDDESAPAAFYLFSAPAHTAYPTTLVEPGGGTVRELGDPLTSNRRTLTQYIHENGVRSCQVVMGVTALHPGSMWNTMPAHTHERRMEVYLYFGLPEDARVVHLLGEPTETRHLVVADRQAVISPPWSVHSGVGTAAYSFVWAMAGENQAFDDMDPHPAAALR; from the coding sequence ATGCTCGTGGAGCAGCGCTACGCGACCGCGCCGCAGCAGGTGCCGTCCATGAGCACGGACGACCTGAGGCGGCACTACCTGGTCGAAGACCTGTTCGCCGACGACGAGGTGCGTGCGGTCCACAGCCACCACGACCGGGTCGTGCTCGTGGGCGCGCTGCCGCGCACCGGCCCCCTGGGCCTGCCGGGGTTCGCGGAGATCCGGGCCGAGCGCTTCTTCGACCGTCGCGAGGCCGGGATCGTCAACGTGGGCGGACCGGGCACGGTCACGGTGGACGGCACCGAGCACCGGCTGGAGCCGACCGCGTGCCTGTACGTCGGCCGGGGTGCGGAGGAGGTGGTGTTCGCGTCCGACGACGAGTCCGCGCCCGCCGCGTTCTACCTGTTCTCCGCGCCCGCGCACACCGCGTACCCGACCACGTTGGTGGAGCCGGGCGGCGGCACGGTCCGCGAGCTGGGCGACCCGCTGACCTCCAACCGCCGCACGCTGACCCAGTACATCCACGAGAACGGCGTCCGCAGCTGCCAGGTCGTGATGGGCGTGACCGCGCTGCACCCCGGCAGCATGTGGAACACCATGCCCGCGCACACCCACGAGCGCCGCATGGAGGTCTACCTCTACTTCGGCCTGCCCGAGGACGCCCGCGTCGTGCACCTGCTCGGCGAGCCGACCGAGACCCGGCACCTGGTCGTGGCCGACCGCCAGGCGGTGATCTCGCCGCCGTGGTCGGTGCACAGCGGTGTGGGCACCGCCGCGTACAGCTTCGTGTGGGCGATGGCGGGGGAGAACCAGGCGTTCGACGACATGGACCCGCACCCCGCGGCGGCGCTGCGATGA